A DNA window from Mycolicibacter terrae contains the following coding sequences:
- a CDS encoding cytochrome P450 produces the protein MTHPVRYRPGDALLALHRRRGPMVDAGIGRHGYVYLFGAQANKFVFANSDAFNWWEAFQVLVPIDGPTALIVSDGADHRRRRSLVQPAFHHRHIANYLQIMAANADAVIDSWRPGDPVDIFAQLRSAIRRSAIESLFGQRMAGHTDFLGEQLQPLMDLTSRLPQVLRAEQRLRSPAWRRAMAAKARVDELIYAEIARARAHPDADDNVLTTLINGRTEDGQALRDDEIRDQVVSLIAAGYETTSAAMGWVVYTLLSTPGVWETAAAEVKSVAGERAPDAADLNALTYLNGVVHETLRLYPPAVISARKVTRDLTFAGRRIHAGRTLVFSPYVTHRLPELWADPLDFQPRRWDPASPLYRRPAPYEFLPFGGGTHRCIGSGFATAELTVMLARLLAKTELTLPDQRIRAGGYAALQPRDGLIVHVRGLR, from the coding sequence ATGACCCACCCGGTGCGTTACCGACCCGGCGACGCGCTGCTGGCGCTGCACCGCCGCCGCGGCCCGATGGTCGACGCCGGGATCGGCCGCCACGGCTACGTCTACCTCTTCGGCGCCCAGGCCAACAAATTCGTCTTCGCCAACTCCGACGCCTTCAACTGGTGGGAGGCCTTTCAGGTGCTGGTGCCCATCGATGGGCCGACCGCGCTGATCGTCAGCGACGGGGCCGATCACCGTCGCCGCCGCAGCCTGGTCCAACCGGCATTCCACCACCGCCACATCGCCAACTATCTGCAGATCATGGCGGCCAACGCCGACGCCGTCATCGACTCCTGGCGCCCCGGCGACCCGGTAGACATCTTCGCGCAGCTGCGCTCGGCGATCCGGCGCAGCGCCATCGAATCACTGTTCGGCCAGCGCATGGCCGGGCACACCGACTTCCTCGGCGAGCAACTGCAACCGCTGATGGACCTGACCAGCCGACTGCCCCAGGTGCTGCGGGCCGAGCAACGGTTGCGCTCCCCGGCGTGGCGGCGCGCGATGGCCGCCAAGGCCCGCGTCGATGAGCTGATCTACGCCGAGATCGCCCGCGCCCGAGCCCATCCCGACGCCGACGACAACGTGCTGACCACCCTGATTAACGGCCGCACCGAGGACGGGCAGGCGTTGCGCGACGACGAGATCCGCGACCAGGTCGTCTCGCTGATCGCTGCCGGCTACGAAACGACCAGCGCGGCGATGGGCTGGGTGGTCTACACCCTGCTGAGCACTCCCGGGGTGTGGGAGACCGCCGCCGCCGAAGTCAAAAGCGTGGCAGGGGAGCGGGCGCCGGATGCCGCCGATCTGAACGCCCTGACCTACCTCAACGGTGTCGTGCACGAGACGCTGCGGCTCTACCCGCCCGCGGTGATCTCCGCGCGCAAGGTCACCCGCGACCTGACGTTCGCCGGCCGGCGCATCCACGCCGGACGCACCCTGGTGTTCAGCCCGTATGTCACCCACCGACTTCCTGAGCTGTGGGCCGACCCGTTGGACTTCCAGCCGCGCCGGTGGGACCCCGCCTCCCCGCTCTACCGCCGGCCGGCGCCGTATGAGTTCCTGCCGTTCGGCGGTGGAACACACCGCTGCATCGGGTCGGGTTTCGCCACCGCCGAGTTGACCGTGATGCTGGCCAGGCTGCTGGCCAAAACCGAGCTGACCCTGCCTGACCAGCGTATTCGTGCCGGTGGCTATGCCGCCCTGCAGCCGCGCGACGGCCTGATCGTCCACGTTCGTGGACTTCGGTAA
- a CDS encoding peptide chain release factor 3 — translation MTDNALDSEAGRRRTFAVISHPDAGKSTLTEALVLHAKAITEAGAVHGKAGRRATVSDWMEMEKARGISITSTALQFPYRTARGQDCVINLLDTPGHADFSEDTYRVLTAVDSAVMLIDAAKGLEPQTLKLFQVCRHRRIPIITVINKWDRPGRHALELMDEIATRIGLRPTPLTWPVGIAGDFKGVLDRRSGNFIRFTRTAGGATAAPEEHIPAAAAHGAAGVDWDTAVEECELLSADGSDFDREAFLDCAATPVLFTSAALNFGVNQLLDVLTELAPPPGGALDVDGVRRATDAPFSAFVFKVQAGMDSAHRDRIAFARVYSGTFERGDVLTHAATGKPFVTKYAQSVFGQQRSTLDTAWPGDVIGLANAASLRPGDTLYSDVPVQYPPIPSFSPEHFAVARNVDPSKHKQFRRGIEQLDQEGVVQVLRSDRRGDQAPVLAAVGPMQFEVAAHRMASEIGAPISLESLPYQVARIVDAGDVDFVNRQSLAEVMTRTDGVHLALFSNSWRLQGFQRDNPEVQLRSLVAAEG, via the coding sequence ATGACCGACAACGCCCTGGACTCCGAAGCGGGCCGCCGCAGGACCTTCGCCGTCATCAGCCACCCCGACGCCGGCAAATCCACCCTGACCGAGGCGCTGGTGCTGCACGCCAAAGCCATCACCGAGGCCGGCGCCGTGCATGGCAAAGCCGGTCGTCGTGCCACCGTGTCGGACTGGATGGAGATGGAGAAGGCCCGGGGTATCTCCATCACGTCGACGGCCTTGCAGTTCCCCTACCGCACCGCCCGCGGACAGGACTGCGTCATCAACCTGCTCGACACCCCCGGCCACGCCGACTTCTCCGAAGACACCTACCGGGTGCTGACCGCAGTGGACTCCGCGGTCATGCTCATCGATGCCGCGAAAGGTCTTGAGCCGCAGACCCTCAAACTGTTCCAGGTGTGCCGGCATCGCCGGATCCCGATCATCACCGTGATCAACAAGTGGGACCGGCCCGGCCGGCACGCCCTGGAATTGATGGACGAGATCGCGACCCGGATCGGGCTGCGTCCCACCCCGTTGACCTGGCCGGTCGGCATCGCCGGCGACTTCAAAGGTGTGCTCGACCGCCGCTCCGGCAATTTCATCCGGTTCACCCGGACCGCCGGCGGCGCCACCGCGGCACCCGAGGAGCACATTCCCGCCGCCGCTGCGCACGGCGCGGCCGGTGTCGACTGGGACACCGCGGTCGAGGAGTGCGAGCTGCTGAGTGCCGACGGCTCCGACTTCGACCGCGAGGCGTTTCTCGACTGCGCGGCGACACCGGTGCTGTTCACCTCGGCGGCGTTGAACTTCGGGGTGAATCAGCTGCTCGACGTGCTCACCGAGTTGGCGCCGCCGCCCGGTGGGGCGCTCGACGTCGACGGTGTCCGGCGCGCCACCGACGCGCCGTTCAGCGCCTTCGTTTTCAAGGTGCAGGCGGGCATGGACTCCGCGCATCGCGATCGCATCGCCTTCGCCCGGGTGTACTCGGGAACCTTCGAACGCGGCGACGTGCTCACCCACGCCGCGACCGGCAAGCCCTTTGTCACCAAGTACGCCCAGTCGGTGTTCGGTCAGCAGCGTTCCACGTTGGATACCGCCTGGCCCGGTGATGTGATCGGGCTGGCCAACGCGGCGTCCCTGCGTCCGGGTGACACACTGTATTCCGATGTGCCCGTGCAGTACCCGCCGATTCCGAGCTTCTCGCCCGAGCATTTCGCGGTGGCGCGCAACGTCGACCCCAGCAAGCACAAGCAGTTCCGTCGCGGTATCGAGCAGTTGGACCAGGAGGGCGTCGTTCAGGTGCTGCGCTCGGATCGCCGGGGCGACCAGGCGCCGGTGCTCGCCGCGGTCGGCCCGATGCAGTTCGAGGTGGCGGCACACCGGATGGCATCCGAGATCGGTGCGCCGATCTCACTGGAGTCGCTGCCGTATCAGGTCGCGCGGATCGTGGATGCCGGCGACGTCGATTTCGTCAACAGGCAGTCGTTGGCGGAAGTCATGACCCGCACCGACGGGGTGCACCTGGCGTTGTTCTCCAACAGCTGGCGGCTGCAGGGATTCCAACGCGACAACCCCGAGGTGCAGCTGCGGTCATTGGTGGCCGCGGAGGGGTAG
- a CDS encoding nuclear transport factor 2 family protein — translation MTVEQRLAALEQIEAIKALKHRYFRACDAKDPDTFRACFIASGADVDYGPLGGFTDADEIAETFRRIALHTVDGKHVILDMHHAMHPDITITGPGRASGRWTLKFRQLNLIERTERLLTGEYDDDYVIEDGIWKMSRSHFRQLWSMVRPLVDAVVEA, via the coding sequence ATGACCGTCGAACAGCGACTGGCAGCCCTCGAACAGATCGAGGCGATCAAGGCCCTCAAACACCGCTACTTCCGCGCCTGCGACGCCAAGGACCCCGACACCTTCCGGGCCTGCTTCATCGCGTCCGGCGCCGACGTCGACTACGGCCCGCTGGGCGGCTTCACCGACGCCGATGAGATCGCCGAGACGTTTCGCCGCATCGCGCTGCACACCGTCGACGGCAAACACGTCATCTTGGACATGCACCACGCGATGCACCCGGACATCACCATCACCGGCCCCGGCCGGGCGAGTGGCCGCTGGACGCTGAAGTTTCGGCAGCTCAACCTGATTGAGCGCACCGAGCGACTGCTCACCGGCGAATACGACGACGACTACGTCATCGAGGACGGAATCTGGAAGATGTCACGCAGCCATTTCCGCCAGCTGTGGTCGATGGTCCGCCCGCTGGTCGACGCCGTGGTGGAGGCCTGA
- a CDS encoding NERD domain-containing protein: MPVSLPEHPRFASPSERHVYQALIDQLQDGDVVVAGQRVTDHLKDHEIDFVVAIEGAGIISIEVKGGEVWHDGAGWRQLRGGREYRIEPVRQAREACYALRDYIEHDPRWTQDRPRWDHIVALPHTELPDDFELPECPRWKVIDRNDLPQLVSKLRHVLIRQELDRPLLTADGIDQFRTALSGRGLPQRDVVARALANDSAADALTEQQAVILEAIRLLNRVQVRGSAGSGKTYLAVEQARRLASEGKRVALLCYSHGLASYLKRLTGAWRRRQQPAYVGEFHSLGVAWGAPDGPSHSADSVRFWEEQLPQQMLALAENLDDGQRFDAVVVDEAQDFADAWWDPVLASLRDDEEGGLFVFSDEGQRVFDRQGTPPVPLVSLVLDRNLRNTRQIATTFQPLVDHPIRFLGADGPEVRFVPCRREEAVNTGDDQVEKLLDDGWRPEDVVLLTTGSRHPEQVARQEQGDQAYWDSFWDADQVFYGHVLGFKGLERRAVVLVVDASGPIERARERLYVGLSRARDELVVCGDPDFIAEVGGPALARKLGIG; the protein is encoded by the coding sequence GTGCCGGTTTCCCTCCCCGAACATCCGCGATTCGCCAGCCCCTCCGAGCGCCACGTCTACCAGGCGCTGATCGACCAGTTGCAAGACGGCGACGTGGTGGTCGCCGGTCAGCGCGTCACCGACCATCTCAAGGACCACGAGATCGACTTCGTGGTCGCGATTGAGGGTGCCGGCATCATCAGCATCGAGGTCAAGGGCGGTGAGGTCTGGCACGACGGGGCCGGGTGGCGTCAATTGCGCGGCGGCCGGGAGTACCGCATCGAACCGGTACGCCAGGCGCGCGAGGCCTGTTACGCACTGCGGGACTACATCGAGCACGACCCGCGCTGGACGCAGGACCGGCCGCGCTGGGATCACATCGTGGCGTTGCCGCACACCGAGCTGCCCGACGACTTCGAACTGCCGGAGTGCCCGCGCTGGAAGGTGATCGACCGCAATGACCTGCCGCAGCTGGTGTCCAAGCTGCGACACGTGCTCATCCGCCAGGAGCTGGACCGCCCGCTGCTGACCGCCGACGGCATCGACCAATTCCGCACCGCGCTCAGCGGTCGCGGGCTGCCGCAGCGCGATGTGGTGGCCCGCGCCCTGGCCAACGACAGCGCCGCCGACGCCCTCACCGAACAGCAGGCCGTGATCCTGGAAGCGATCCGGCTACTGAACCGGGTACAGGTGCGCGGCAGCGCCGGCAGCGGCAAGACCTACCTGGCCGTCGAGCAGGCCCGACGGCTCGCCTCCGAGGGGAAACGTGTTGCGCTGCTGTGCTATTCGCACGGGCTGGCCTCCTACCTCAAGCGCCTCACCGGGGCGTGGCGCCGCCGCCAGCAGCCCGCCTACGTCGGTGAATTCCACTCACTGGGCGTGGCGTGGGGCGCACCCGACGGGCCGAGCCACTCAGCGGATTCGGTGCGGTTCTGGGAGGAGCAGCTTCCGCAGCAGATGCTGGCGTTGGCGGAGAACCTCGATGACGGCCAACGGTTCGACGCGGTGGTGGTCGACGAGGCGCAGGACTTCGCCGACGCCTGGTGGGATCCGGTGCTGGCCTCGCTGCGTGACGACGAGGAGGGCGGGCTGTTCGTGTTCAGCGACGAAGGCCAGCGGGTCTTCGACCGGCAGGGCACCCCGCCGGTGCCGCTGGTCTCGCTGGTGCTGGACCGCAACCTGCGCAACACCCGCCAGATCGCCACCACGTTTCAGCCGCTGGTGGACCACCCGATCCGGTTCCTGGGCGCCGACGGGCCGGAGGTGCGGTTCGTGCCGTGCCGTCGCGAAGAGGCGGTGAACACTGGTGATGATCAGGTCGAGAAGCTGCTCGACGACGGCTGGCGTCCCGAGGACGTGGTGCTGCTGACCACCGGTAGCCGCCACCCCGAGCAGGTCGCCCGCCAGGAGCAGGGCGACCAGGCCTACTGGGACAGTTTCTGGGATGCCGATCAGGTCTTCTACGGACATGTGCTGGGCTTCAAGGGATTAGAGCGCCGGGCAGTGGTGCTCGTCGTGGACGCCAGCGGGCCGATCGAACGGGCCCGAGAACGGCTCTACGTCGGGTTGTCGCGGGCCCGGGATGAACTCGTGGTCTGCGGTGACCCGGACTTCATCGCCGAGGTGGGCGGACCGGCTTTGGCGCGGAAGTTGGGAATCGGGTAG
- a CDS encoding SDR family NAD(P)-dependent oxidoreductase yields the protein MSARVALVTGASRSVGKGVALALGSAGWTVYVTARREGPLGETARSVTERGGRGVAVPCDHRDDAQIAALFARIADEQEGRLDLLVNNVWAAPKGFAGFTEKFWGRPLSDWDTLIGVGLRAHYVAAVHGAQLMVTRGSGLIINISSFGARGHLHSVLYGMSKAGLDKMAADMAVELAGTGVSTLSVWPGLVKNEVMQGFIERGLDNFQGFGLANAETPEFIGRVIAALANDPDIAARSGHTLITAETALDYGITDIEGNQPDSHRELFGGGPLY from the coding sequence ATGAGCGCACGTGTCGCCCTGGTCACCGGCGCCAGCCGCAGCGTCGGCAAGGGCGTCGCGCTGGCGCTGGGCTCGGCCGGCTGGACCGTCTATGTCACCGCGCGGCGGGAGGGCCCGCTGGGCGAGACCGCCCGAAGCGTCACCGAACGCGGCGGGCGCGGCGTCGCCGTGCCGTGCGATCACCGCGACGACGCCCAGATCGCCGCGTTGTTCGCCCGCATCGCCGACGAACAGGAGGGCCGGCTGGACCTGCTGGTCAACAACGTATGGGCCGCACCCAAGGGCTTCGCCGGGTTCACCGAGAAATTCTGGGGGCGCCCGCTGTCGGACTGGGACACCCTGATCGGGGTGGGGCTGCGCGCGCACTACGTCGCCGCGGTGCACGGCGCGCAGCTGATGGTGACCCGCGGGTCGGGCCTGATCATCAACATCTCCTCGTTCGGCGCCCGCGGACATCTGCACTCGGTGCTCTACGGCATGTCCAAAGCCGGGCTGGACAAGATGGCCGCCGACATGGCCGTCGAGCTGGCCGGCACCGGGGTGAGCACACTGTCGGTGTGGCCGGGGCTGGTGAAAAACGAAGTCATGCAGGGCTTCATCGAGCGCGGCCTGGACAACTTTCAGGGCTTCGGCCTGGCCAACGCCGAGACACCGGAATTCATCGGCCGCGTCATCGCCGCGCTGGCGAACGACCCGGACATCGCGGCCCGCAGCGGACACACCCTGATCACCGCCGAGACCGCACTCGATTACGGCATCACCGACATCGAAGGCAACCAGCCCGACTCGCATCGGGAGCTGTTCGGCGGCGGGCCGCTGTATTGA
- a CDS encoding ferredoxin--NADP reductase, with protein sequence MDLYETHLTRRELVAEDTMAFHFARPAGYDYQAGQSCQLTLIDPPTTDDKGSTREFTIASAPHEAELMVAMRLRDSAFKQVLRDAPIGTAVQISEADGDLILHRDAARPAVLIAGGIGITPFLSMVRQAARASLVHPIFLFYSNWRPELAAFLPELEELQQSHPPYRLIATMTDPAASAQPWSGQTGVIDADLLKGHLPDLTSPIYYVAGPPPMTLAMLDLLQDLGVDDDAIKSSEFYGY encoded by the coding sequence GTGGACCTCTACGAGACGCACCTGACCCGACGTGAGCTGGTCGCCGAAGACACCATGGCGTTCCATTTCGCCCGGCCCGCAGGCTATGACTACCAAGCGGGCCAGTCGTGTCAGCTGACGCTGATCGACCCGCCGACGACCGACGACAAGGGTTCGACCCGCGAATTCACCATCGCCAGCGCCCCGCACGAAGCCGAGTTGATGGTCGCAATGCGGCTGCGGGACAGCGCGTTCAAACAGGTGCTCCGTGACGCGCCGATCGGGACCGCGGTGCAGATCAGCGAAGCCGACGGCGACCTGATCCTGCACCGCGACGCCGCCCGCCCGGCCGTGCTGATCGCCGGCGGTATCGGCATCACACCGTTCCTGTCGATGGTGCGACAGGCCGCGCGGGCGTCATTGGTGCATCCGATCTTCCTGTTCTACTCCAACTGGCGACCCGAACTCGCCGCGTTCCTGCCCGAACTCGAAGAGCTGCAACAGTCGCATCCGCCCTACCGGTTGATCGCAACCATGACCGACCCGGCCGCCTCGGCGCAGCCGTGGTCGGGCCAGACCGGTGTCATCGACGCCGACCTGCTCAAGGGGCATCTGCCAGACCTCACCAGCCCGATCTACTACGTGGCCGGGCCGCCGCCGATGACGCTGGCGATGCTGGACCTGCTGCAGGATCTCGGCGTCGACGACGACGCGATCAAGTCATCCGAGTTCTACGGCTACTGA
- a CDS encoding type II toxin-antitoxin system VapC family toxin produces the protein MIAYLDSSVLARAYLVDEDGHEQATALLADPDIATVTGTWTRIEVSGALVRAARAGRADEKGLLAALDADLAGAVVVLAAPQQQVEHDALDLVRRHALRAMDAWHLAVAALVVPPLLDPGEQRGFASRDAAQRRVAEHLGFVAI, from the coding sequence GTGATCGCCTACTTGGACTCCTCGGTCCTGGCGCGTGCCTATCTCGTCGACGAGGACGGTCATGAGCAGGCGACTGCTTTGCTCGCTGACCCTGACATCGCCACCGTCACCGGTACCTGGACACGCATCGAGGTTTCCGGCGCGCTGGTTCGCGCGGCGCGCGCGGGCCGTGCCGACGAAAAGGGGCTCCTGGCGGCGCTGGACGCCGATCTTGCCGGAGCGGTCGTCGTGCTGGCCGCACCGCAGCAGCAGGTGGAGCACGACGCCTTGGACCTGGTGCGCCGGCACGCCCTACGTGCCATGGACGCCTGGCACTTGGCGGTCGCGGCGTTGGTCGTTCCGCCGCTGTTGGACCCCGGCGAGCAGCGCGGGTTCGCCTCACGAGACGCCGCGCAGCGCCGGGTCGCCGAACATCTGGGCTTCGTGGCGATCTAG
- a CDS encoding NYN domain-containing protein: MTESGDTRVAVYLDFDNIVISRYDQVNGRSSFQKDKAKGLAKQPDRLARATVDVGAIIDFASSFGTLVLTRAYADWSAEVNTGYRQQLVARAVDLVQLFPAAAYGKNGADIRLAVDAVEDMFRLPDLTHVVIVAGDSDYIPLAQRCKRLGRYVVGIGVAGSTSRALAAACDDFVSYDALPGVPVFEPAPADPDADADADAEPKRRTRQTKKEPVEPPAPDPVDTATALLTRALQIGLEKDDVEWLHNSSVKAQMKRMDPSFSEKALGYKSFSDFLRSYSDLVELDESSTTRMVRLRS; this comes from the coding sequence ATGACGGAATCCGGCGACACCAGGGTCGCGGTGTACCTCGACTTCGACAACATCGTGATCTCCCGCTACGACCAGGTCAACGGGCGCAGCTCGTTCCAGAAGGACAAAGCCAAGGGTCTGGCCAAGCAGCCGGATCGGCTGGCACGGGCCACCGTCGACGTCGGCGCGATCATCGACTTCGCGTCGTCGTTCGGGACGCTGGTGCTCACCCGCGCCTACGCCGACTGGTCGGCCGAAGTCAACACCGGCTACCGCCAACAGTTGGTCGCCCGCGCGGTCGATCTGGTGCAGTTGTTCCCCGCGGCGGCCTACGGCAAGAACGGTGCCGATATCCGGTTGGCTGTCGACGCGGTCGAGGACATGTTCCGGCTGCCGGATCTGACCCATGTGGTGATCGTGGCCGGCGACTCCGACTACATCCCACTGGCGCAGCGCTGTAAACGGTTGGGCCGCTACGTGGTCGGCATCGGAGTGGCCGGGTCGACCAGCCGGGCGCTCGCCGCGGCGTGCGACGACTTCGTCAGCTACGACGCGCTGCCCGGGGTGCCGGTGTTCGAGCCCGCACCGGCCGACCCCGACGCCGACGCCGACGCCGACGCCGAACCGAAGCGGCGCACCCGCCAGACCAAGAAGGAGCCGGTAGAGCCGCCGGCGCCGGATCCGGTGGACACCGCCACCGCGCTGCTCACCCGCGCGCTGCAGATCGGCCTGGAGAAGGACGATGTCGAGTGGCTGCACAACTCTTCGGTCAAGGCGCAGATGAAGCGGATGGATCCCTCGTTCAGCGAAAAAGCGCTGGGCTACAAGTCATTCAGTGACTTCCTCCGGTCCTACTCGGACCTGGTGGAGCTCGACGAGAGTTCGACGACGCGCATGGTGCGGCTGCGCAGTTAG
- a CDS encoding DUF1326 domain-containing protein translates to MGYQLNGRMAEVCSCRSLCPCTIGENADGNNCGFNWVFHIDRGQINDVDVSGLNLGLLGHHADNIFDVNTRVFVIVDDRADDAQQNALVAAFTGQEGGPLADLAGLVKEIVGTTRAPIEFDVDKGSGYFKVDGVFEAEVAGFTAKDGSHTTLNNTALGHVYGALTYPGKVIRHRVTETEHGLQFRGRQSTQTEFSFAS, encoded by the coding sequence GTGGGATACCAGTTGAACGGACGGATGGCCGAGGTCTGCAGCTGCCGCTCCCTGTGCCCGTGCACCATCGGGGAGAACGCCGACGGCAACAACTGCGGGTTCAACTGGGTGTTCCACATCGACCGCGGCCAGATCAACGACGTCGACGTCTCCGGGCTCAACCTGGGACTGCTGGGGCATCATGCCGACAACATCTTCGACGTCAACACCCGGGTGTTCGTCATCGTCGACGACCGCGCCGACGACGCCCAGCAGAACGCGCTGGTGGCCGCCTTCACCGGCCAGGAGGGCGGGCCGCTGGCCGATTTGGCCGGCCTGGTCAAAGAGATCGTCGGCACGACCCGGGCACCGATCGAGTTCGACGTCGACAAGGGCAGCGGATATTTCAAGGTCGACGGGGTGTTCGAAGCCGAGGTCGCCGGCTTCACCGCCAAGGACGGATCGCACACCACCTTGAACAACACCGCGCTCGGTCACGTCTATGGTGCCCTGACCTACCCGGGCAAGGTGATTCGGCACCGGGTGACCGAGACCGAACACGGACTGCAGTTCCGGGGCCGCCAGTCGACCCAGACCGAGTTCAGCTTCGCCTCCTGA
- the recD gene encoding exodeoxyribonuclease V subunit alpha, whose translation MSTTDVDPLSCRVALRATGVLREFNEAGVLDAADVHTAQRICALGGETDESVALAVALTVRALRTGSVCVELATVAEGTELPELSWPEPAAWLTAVRASSLVAKQVLRLYDTPSGGLLYLDRYWREEEQVCADLLALSTPQAGPAELPGLQRLFPPDYHEQRTAAEIALTQAVTVLTGGPGTGKTTTVARLLALLAEQAEVSAPPGKAKLRIALAAPTGKAAARLTEAVAGEVAGLETVDKDRLTGQLKLQASTLHSLLGYRPGNSSRFKHNRGNRLPHDVIVVDETSMVSLTMMARLLEAVRPQARLILVGDPDQLASVEAGAVLADLVDGLAARPGTRVATLATAHRYKKPIGELAAAIRAGDGDTVIELLRSGDEHREWIDVTTPAALADQLAAIAVPHALRVRQAALLGDADEALRNLDEHRLLCAHRDGPHGANHWNRQIRRWVSEQTGDPVWADWYAGRPLLVTANDYGLGVRNGDTGVVVARADGLRAVIATASGPVDFATGRLTDVDSMYAMTIHKSQGSEADVVTVLMPPVESRLLTRELFYTAVTRAKHRVRVIGSEGEIRAALDRRAVRASGLALRLREA comes from the coding sequence GTGAGCACAACCGATGTCGACCCGCTGTCGTGCCGGGTGGCGTTGCGCGCCACCGGCGTGCTGCGGGAGTTCAACGAGGCCGGCGTGCTCGATGCCGCGGACGTGCACACCGCCCAGCGGATCTGCGCGCTGGGCGGCGAAACTGACGAATCGGTCGCGCTCGCAGTCGCTTTGACGGTACGGGCGTTGCGCACCGGGTCGGTCTGCGTCGAGCTGGCCACCGTGGCCGAAGGCACCGAGCTGCCGGAGCTGAGCTGGCCCGAACCCGCGGCGTGGCTGACGGCGGTGCGCGCCAGCTCGCTGGTCGCCAAGCAGGTGCTGCGGCTCTACGACACCCCTTCTGGCGGGCTGCTCTACCTCGACCGTTACTGGCGGGAGGAGGAGCAGGTCTGCGCGGACCTGCTGGCGCTGTCGACGCCGCAGGCCGGGCCGGCCGAGCTGCCCGGGCTGCAGCGGCTGTTCCCGCCGGACTACCACGAGCAGCGCACCGCCGCCGAGATCGCGCTGACCCAGGCGGTCACGGTGCTCACCGGCGGCCCGGGCACCGGCAAGACGACCACGGTGGCCCGGTTACTGGCCCTGCTGGCCGAGCAGGCCGAGGTGTCGGCGCCGCCGGGAAAGGCAAAACTGCGGATCGCGCTGGCCGCCCCGACCGGTAAGGCCGCCGCCCGGCTGACCGAGGCGGTCGCCGGGGAGGTGGCCGGACTCGAGACGGTGGACAAGGATCGGCTGACCGGGCAACTCAAGCTGCAGGCCAGCACCCTGCACTCGCTGCTGGGCTACCGGCCGGGGAATTCGTCGCGGTTCAAGCACAATCGCGGCAACCGGCTGCCGCACGATGTGATCGTGGTCGACGAGACGTCGATGGTGTCGCTGACGATGATGGCCCGGCTGCTGGAGGCGGTTCGGCCGCAGGCCCGGCTGATCCTGGTGGGTGACCCCGATCAGTTGGCGTCGGTGGAGGCCGGGGCGGTGCTGGCCGACCTGGTGGACGGCCTGGCCGCCCGCCCGGGCACCCGGGTGGCGACGCTGGCGACGGCGCATCGCTACAAGAAGCCGATCGGCGAGCTGGCTGCGGCGATCCGCGCCGGCGACGGCGACACCGTGATCGAGCTGCTGCGCTCCGGCGACGAGCACCGGGAATGGATCGACGTGACGACCCCGGCCGCGCTGGCCGACCAGTTGGCGGCGATCGCGGTGCCGCACGCGTTGCGGGTGCGCCAGGCGGCGCTGCTCGGCGACGCCGACGAGGCGTTGCGCAACCTCGACGAACACCGGCTGCTGTGTGCGCACCGCGACGGCCCGCATGGCGCGAATCATTGGAATCGTCAGATTCGGCGGTGGGTCTCCGAGCAGACCGGGGATCCGGTGTGGGCGGACTGGTATGCCGGGCGGCCCCTGCTGGTCACCGCCAACGACTACGGGCTGGGCGTGCGCAACGGCGACACCGGGGTGGTCGTGGCGCGCGCTGATGGGCTGCGGGCGGTGATCGCCACCGCGTCGGGCCCGGTGGATTTCGCCACCGGCCGGCTCACCGACGTCGACAGCATGTACGCGATGACCATCCACAAGAGTCAGGGCAGCGAAGCCGACGTGGTGACCGTGCTGATGCCGCCGGTCGAGTCGCGGCTGCTGACCCGCGAGCTGTTCTACACCGCGGTGACCCGCGCCAAGCACCGGGTGCGGGTGATCGGGTCCGAGGGGGAGATCCGTGCCGCGCTGGATCGGCGAGCGGTGCGGGCGTCCGGGCTGGCGTTGCGGCTGCGGGAGGCCTGA
- a CDS encoding FitA-like ribbon-helix-helix domain-containing protein, which produces MKQLLLRVPEDLHHRLMARAAREGRSLNALATQILDAAAEADSGDRRAQVRAAAAASGALHTVTARPVSAARRQRAIASTRGLGAQLDRLLDEERERP; this is translated from the coding sequence ATGAAGCAGCTCCTGCTGCGGGTTCCCGAGGACCTGCACCACCGACTGATGGCCCGCGCGGCGCGGGAGGGCCGCAGCCTCAACGCGTTGGCCACCCAGATCCTCGATGCGGCGGCCGAAGCGGATTCCGGTGACCGCCGCGCGCAGGTGCGCGCCGCCGCGGCCGCATCCGGCGCGCTGCACACGGTGACCGCACGCCCGGTGAGTGCGGCCCGCCGACAGCGGGCCATCGCCTCGACTCGTGGCCTCGGAGCGCAGCTTGACCGTCTGCTCGACGAGGAACGCGAAAGGCCGTGA